A genomic region of Branchiostoma lanceolatum isolate klBraLanc5 chromosome 4, klBraLanc5.hap2, whole genome shotgun sequence contains the following coding sequences:
- the LOC136434050 gene encoding C1q-related factor-like isoform X2 translates to MQLPCVLREKSAGAMLSLAVVCLSLSAEAFSLPSSWKQRCPPGAVCEDGGLVAGKPGGYKPGKAPVHRRPPTDYGNTESRRHNNHINNNNNILPASGGSQVAFSAKRTTDFTAPWERVIEFDRLLSNVGSSFDPYFGVFTCRVPGTYFFTFNMKKMDARRTTVHLMKNRRIEATAEDDSTRDTSMLSQAVVLHLELGDTVYTKLASGGLLDGSGEDGTITFTGFLLYQD, encoded by the exons ATGCAGCTGCCCTGCGTGTTGAGAGAGAAGTCTGCCGGGGCGATGTTGTCTCTCGCGGTCGTCTGCCTCTCCCTCTCTGCCGAGGCCTTCTCCCTCCCGTCGTCATGGAAACAGAGGTGTCCGCCCGGTGCGGTGTGTGAGGATGGCGGCCTGGTGGCGGGAAAACCTGGAGGATACAAACCGGGGAAAGCGCCGGTGCACCGGAGACCGCCCACAGACTACG GTAACACCGAAAGCCGTCGCCATAACAaccacatcaacaacaacaacaacatccttCCCGCCAGCGGCGGCTCCCAGGTCGCCTTCTCCGCCAAGCGCACCACGGACTTCACCGCGCCCTGGGAACGAGTCATCGAGTTCGACCGGTTGCTTAGCAACGTGGGTTCGAGCTTCGACCCTTACTTCGGGGTGTTCACCTGCAGGGTGCCCGGCACGTATTTCTTCACCTTCAACATGAAGAAGATGGACGCGCGGCGGACCACGGTTCACCTGATGAAGAACCGGCGGATCGAGGCGACCGCCGAGGACGACAGCACGCGGGACACCAGCATGTTGTCCCAGGCCGTGGTGCTGCACCTGGAGCTGGGCGACACGGTCTACACCAAGCTGGCCAGCGGTGGGCTGCTGGACGGCAGCGGGGAGGACGGCACCATCAC CTTCACGGGCTTCCTGCTGTACCAggattaa